The following coding sequences are from one Nilaparvata lugens isolate BPH chromosome 6, ASM1435652v1, whole genome shotgun sequence window:
- the LOC120352076 gene encoding uncharacterized protein LOC120352076 isoform X2, with protein sequence MLSLLRMSIPRSEVKSRWRTIRDNYMRNNNRNPKKRKRAIYWGMCKFLDAGKAREKNSFDEATMPVSVEMKYEENDSNGIGSENEIGHDLDMIDKEFQDSVYQHPVGLALNLESPSEKEIRDNDTTSTLAQYLAHNDEDKLQFRKFLQDLMKATPQEDEIDVFFKSMAMTVKKFRPDLITKAKVNVFNSVMELEVMNQKTQF encoded by the coding sequence GATCTGAGGTGAAAAGCCGCTGGAGAACAATACGAGACAACTATATGAGGAATAACAATAGAAATCCAAAGAAGAGGAAACGAGCCATATACTGGGGCATGTGCAAGTTTCTAGATGCCGGAAAAGCTAGAGAGAAAAACTCTTTCGACGAGGCAACTATGCCAGTTTCCGTAGAAATGAAATATGAAGAGAACGATTCTAATGGCATTGGGAGTGAAAACGAAATAGGACATGATCTCGATATGATTGACAAAGAATTCCAGGATAGTGTTTACCAGCATCCAGTAGGTCTAGCATTGAATTTGGAGTCTCCGTCCGAGAAAGAAATAAGAGACAATGATACAACATCTACTTTGGCCCAGTATTTGGCTCACAATGATGAGGACAAACTCCAATTTAGGAAATTCCTGCAGGATCTCATGAAAGCAACACCCCAAGAAGACGAAATTGATGTGTTTTTCAAATCGATGGCGATGACTGTGAAGAAGTTTCGACCAGATCTCATCACAAAAGCGAAAGTCAATGTCTTCAACTCCGTTATGGAGTTGGAGGTTATGAACCAAAAGACTCAATTTTGA
- the LOC120352076 gene encoding uncharacterized protein LOC120352076 isoform X1 has translation MESCITLVNCLKEYNAGSEVKSRWRTIRDNYMRNNNRNPKKRKRAIYWGMCKFLDAGKAREKNSFDEATMPVSVEMKYEENDSNGIGSENEIGHDLDMIDKEFQDSVYQHPVGLALNLESPSEKEIRDNDTTSTLAQYLAHNDEDKLQFRKFLQDLMKATPQEDEIDVFFKSMAMTVKKFRPDLITKAKVNVFNSVMELEVMNQKTQF, from the coding sequence GATCTGAGGTGAAAAGCCGCTGGAGAACAATACGAGACAACTATATGAGGAATAACAATAGAAATCCAAAGAAGAGGAAACGAGCCATATACTGGGGCATGTGCAAGTTTCTAGATGCCGGAAAAGCTAGAGAGAAAAACTCTTTCGACGAGGCAACTATGCCAGTTTCCGTAGAAATGAAATATGAAGAGAACGATTCTAATGGCATTGGGAGTGAAAACGAAATAGGACATGATCTCGATATGATTGACAAAGAATTCCAGGATAGTGTTTACCAGCATCCAGTAGGTCTAGCATTGAATTTGGAGTCTCCGTCCGAGAAAGAAATAAGAGACAATGATACAACATCTACTTTGGCCCAGTATTTGGCTCACAATGATGAGGACAAACTCCAATTTAGGAAATTCCTGCAGGATCTCATGAAAGCAACACCCCAAGAAGACGAAATTGATGTGTTTTTCAAATCGATGGCGATGACTGTGAAGAAGTTTCGACCAGATCTCATCACAAAAGCGAAAGTCAATGTCTTCAACTCCGTTATGGAGTTGGAGGTTATGAACCAAAAGACTCAATTTTGA
- the LOC120352076 gene encoding uncharacterized protein LOC120352076 isoform X3: MRNNNRNPKKRKRAIYWGMCKFLDAGKAREKNSFDEATMPVSVEMKYEENDSNGIGSENEIGHDLDMIDKEFQDSVYQHPVGLALNLESPSEKEIRDNDTTSTLAQYLAHNDEDKLQFRKFLQDLMKATPQEDEIDVFFKSMAMTVKKFRPDLITKAKVNVFNSVMELEVMNQKTQF; this comes from the coding sequence ATGAGGAATAACAATAGAAATCCAAAGAAGAGGAAACGAGCCATATACTGGGGCATGTGCAAGTTTCTAGATGCCGGAAAAGCTAGAGAGAAAAACTCTTTCGACGAGGCAACTATGCCAGTTTCCGTAGAAATGAAATATGAAGAGAACGATTCTAATGGCATTGGGAGTGAAAACGAAATAGGACATGATCTCGATATGATTGACAAAGAATTCCAGGATAGTGTTTACCAGCATCCAGTAGGTCTAGCATTGAATTTGGAGTCTCCGTCCGAGAAAGAAATAAGAGACAATGATACAACATCTACTTTGGCCCAGTATTTGGCTCACAATGATGAGGACAAACTCCAATTTAGGAAATTCCTGCAGGATCTCATGAAAGCAACACCCCAAGAAGACGAAATTGATGTGTTTTTCAAATCGATGGCGATGACTGTGAAGAAGTTTCGACCAGATCTCATCACAAAAGCGAAAGTCAATGTCTTCAACTCCGTTATGGAGTTGGAGGTTATGAACCAAAAGACTCAATTTTGA